The Sphingomicrobium aestuariivivum DNA window CCCGAGCCGCTCCTGCAGGCTGGCGAGGATCATACCCGCCTCGACAACCACCTGCCGCATCTTGTGATCGACAGTCCGTACCGCGTTCATCCGCCGGAGCGACAGGATCATCGCGCGGCCGCTGTCGTCGGGGGTTGCCCCGCCGACCATCGAGCTGTTCCCGCCCTGCGGCACCAGCGGCACCTGATGCCGTTCCGCCGCGCGCACGATCGCCTGCACCTCGGCCAGCGAGGCGGGTTCGAGCAGCGCCGCCGCCTTGCCCGTCCAGCGCCCGCGCCAGTCGGACGTCCAGCCCTCGACATCGACCGCATCGGTTACCACCGACCGCGGCCCCAACGCCGCGCGCAATTCCTCGATCATCGCCTCGCTCATGCCGACCGCCTTAGCCCTTCCCTCGCCCGTGCAAAAGCCGCATGAAAGCGCCCATGACGACGAACCCGCGCATCAACATGATCATCGCCCGCGCCGAAAATGGCGTCATCGGCATGGACGGCGGCATGCCGTGGCACCTGCCCGCCGATTTGAAGCGCTTCAAGAAGCTGACGATGGGCGGCGCCATGATCATGGGCCGCAAGACCTTCGAGAGCCTGCCCGGCCGCCTCCCCGGCCGCCGTCATATCGTGCTGACGCGCGGCAGCTACTGGAAGGCCGACGGCGCCGACGTGGTGCATGACGTGGAGAGCGCGCTCGCACTCGCGGGCGAGGATCCCGTCTGGGTCATCGGCGGAGCGGAGATCTTCAAGCTGTTCCTGCCACATGCGCATCGCATCGAGCTCACCGAGCTGGCGATCAGCCCCGACGGCGACACCTCCCTCCCCGACCCGCGCGAGGAGGCCGGCTGGTCGGTCACGGCGACCGCGGAGCATCCGTCCGAGGAAGGACGTCCCGCCTATCGTTTCGTGACGCTCGAGCGCGACTAGCGGCGCGGCATGGCGGCGGCGGCGGCGCGGAAGCGCATCGCCTGTTCGCCAAGCACGCTGTCGACCGCGGCGGACCAGGTCTCGGCATCGCTCTCGGCAAAGCCGGTGACCTTGTAGTCGATGGTCAGGATCGCGCCGGTGCCGCCGTCCTCGAGCTTCCAGATCATCGTGCCGCTGGCAGGCGCGTAGCGCAGCGGCCCCAGCCCGCCTTCCATCACGATCTCCTTGCCGCGGGTCAGGCCCACGACCTCGAGATGCTTGACGAAATTGCCGTCCCACTGCTCGCAGAAACAGCCGCCGGGCTTCAACTCGAGGCGCATGTTCGCCGCATCGCCCGAATAGCTGTGCGCCCCATTCCACCAGTCGCCCGGACGGGCGAGCAGGTCGAAGGCGCGCTCGGCGCTCACCACCAGCGGCACCTCGTGCCGGATGTGGAAGGCGTTGGTGGTCGTGTTGACGACGTCCGCCGGCGCCGGCCCCGACAAGGCAAGCGCGGCGGCAGCAGTGGCAAGGATCGGTGTCAGGCGCATCGGCAGGCTCCCCTCGAACAAGGTCCCCAGCCTATACGGCGACGGCCCTAGCTGTCGAGGATCGCGTCGATCGCGGCGGCAACCTCTTCGACGCTGCCCATGCCATCCACTTCGCGGACGAGGCCCTGGCGTTCGTAGAAGGGCAGGATCGGCGCGGTCTTGGCGCGATATTCGGCCATGCGGTTGCGCACCGTTTCCTCATTGTCGTCGGGACGGCGCTTGAACTCGTGGCTCCCGCAGACATCACAGGTGCCCTCGACCTTCGGAGGCTTGGCCGTGTCGTGGTAGAGCGCGCCGCAATTGGCGCAGCTGAAACGGCCACAGATCCGCTCGACCAGCGCATCCTCGTCGACCTTGAGCTCGATGACATGCGCCAGCTTGCGCCCGCGGTCGGCGAGCAGCATCTCGAGCGCTTCGGCCTGGTGCTGGGTGCGCGGATAACCGTCGAAGATGGCGCCGTTGCTCGCATCCTCGAGATGCTCGCCAATCAGCGCCGAGACGATGGCGTCCGAGACGAGCTCGCCGCGGTCCATGACGGCCTTGGCCTGCTTGCCGACCTCGGTGCCGGCAGCGATCGCGCTGCGCAGCATGTCGCCGGTCGACAGCTGTTTCATGCCGCGCCCGGCTTCGAGCCGATGCGCCTGCGTCCCCTTGCCTGCCCCCGGGGGGCCGAGAAGGATGATATCCATGTGAGG harbors:
- a CDS encoding adenylate kinase, producing MDIILLGPPGAGKGTQAHRLEAGRGMKQLSTGDMLRSAIAAGTEVGKQAKAVMDRGELVSDAIVSALIGEHLEDASNGAIFDGYPRTQHQAEALEMLLADRGRKLAHVIELKVDEDALVERICGRFSCANCGALYHDTAKPPKVEGTCDVCGSHEFKRRPDDNEETVRNRMAEYRAKTAPILPFYERQGLVREVDGMGSVEEVAAAIDAILDS
- a CDS encoding ATPase, with product MRLTPILATAAAALALSGPAPADVVNTTTNAFHIRHEVPLVVSAERAFDLLARPGDWWNGAHSYSGDAANMRLELKPGGCFCEQWDGNFVKHLEVVGLTRGKEIVMEGGLGPLRYAPASGTMIWKLEDGGTGAILTIDYKVTGFAESDAETWSAAVDSVLGEQAMRFRAAAAAMPRR
- a CDS encoding dihydrofolate reductase produces the protein MTTNPRINMIIARAENGVIGMDGGMPWHLPADLKRFKKLTMGGAMIMGRKTFESLPGRLPGRRHIVLTRGSYWKADGADVVHDVESALALAGEDPVWVIGGAEIFKLFLPHAHRIELTELAISPDGDTSLPDPREEAGWSVTATAEHPSEEGRPAYRFVTLERD